The Candidatus Latescibacter sp. genome segment GTAAATGGAACGGTGAGCCTCGTCGTTGATAACCAGGTCGAAGTAAAAGGGTGTGAATTCTTCACGGTAGCGGCGGTCAGTCATAAGTGACTGGATAGTCGCGACCACGACTGATGAACCGAGAAGTTCGCCCGTGCGGCGCGCCGTTTTATAGATGACCGGCTTGTATTCGCCAAGGACAACGTTGAAATCCTCCATCGTCTGTTTGGCAAGCTCGATTCGGTCCACGATGAAGAGAACCCGCTCGGCGTTTCGTGTAACGAGGAAGCGGCGGATCAGCGCAGCACAAAGCAATGTTTTACCTGTGCCAGTCGCCATTTCCAACAGAAACTTGCGGCGACCGGCATCGTCGTAGCCCTTAGCGATCTCCTCCATGGCCCGAATCTGGTAGCCGCGCAGGGTCAGATCGGGGCGCAACCCTCGGAGGTACTCAGGTCGGATGATTTCAGTCTGGAGAGAGCGCGGCGGCTGGAGATTCTTTAGGCGTACCCGTTCGAGATCTTCCCGCGATGGCATGCTCTCAATGCGGTACGCATCGCGCTGTTCGGCGCGCTCATAGTTCCAGAACCAGTGCTCAAGGCCATTAGAAAGGATAACGAACGGGGCATTCAGATTCTCCGCATAACCACGGGCCTGCTCTTTTGCGTTATAGGGGTCGAAGTCTTCGCGCTTGGCTTCGAGCACACACAATACCCGCCCCAAGTTATCCTTGAGAAGGTAGTCAGCCCGTCCGCTATCATTGTAGAACTCGAACTGCACCTGCTGATGGTTGAGCAAATCCCATCCACTCGCTTCGAGTGCTTTGTCGATAAGAATTCGAGAAAAGGCTTCGTTTTGTCCAGATATCACGGATTTCCCCAATTTAAGGGGTTTACGCTCGACTTGGCGTAAACCCCTGATATTTTTGGTGCCGGGAACGGGAATTGAACCCGTACAAGCCTATGGCTCCCAAGATTTTAAGTCTTGTGCGTCTGCCAGTTCCGCCATCCCGGCGTATTCGATGACTAATATATCACCTTATCTGTGGCAAGTCAAACAAAAGAGCGGTCAGGCTCGCCCGAAGTCATCTTCAAAACGCTCGATGTCATCCTCGCCGAAATAATCACCCCTCTGGATTTCCACAAAGATCGCCTCGACCGTTCCGGGATTTTCCAGACGGTGAACGGCGCCGAGCGGGATATCGATGGATTCACCAGCCTGAAGATGAATTACTTCATTTCCCACCGTGACCAGGATTTCGCCGGAAATGACAAACCAGTGTTCGCTTCTGAGACGGTGCCGCTGGAGGCTGAGCCGCTTCCCCGGGTACACCACAATTCTTTTGACTTTGTGGTCTGGCTCATCGGAGAGGATGATAAAGTATCCCCAGGGGCGATGATCTGTTTGGTCGTTAAAATCCATTATAGTGCTCTTTCGAAGTTTTGTGAAAAAATGTGTAAATTATCCTTGATGATCCGGCAAAAAGTCAATTGTACATGATTTTCTGTATTTCTTTACCTCACCCCCTAGCCCCCTCTACTAGTCAGGAGAGGGGGTAACTCACCGCAGGCCGTGTCTTTAGCCTCTCCAAATTAGGAGTGGGTGGCTGAAAGCCGGGTGAGGTATCGATAGAACTGAAGACTTTATTACACTTTTTGCC includes the following:
- a CDS encoding phosphomannose isomerase type II C-terminal cupin domain, with translation MDFNDQTDHRPWGYFIILSDEPDHKVKRIVVYPGKRLSLQRHRLRSEHWFVISGEILVTVGNEVIHLQAGESIDIPLGAVHRLENPGTVEAIFVEIQRGDYFGEDDIERFEDDFGRA